CCATGAAAAAGATCAAAATTATCGATATATTAGAAATGAATCATTTTTTAAAGCACCTGCTTCCTCACTTGACTCATATTTTTcgatatattattattttttttttttcacaaagacTTATCTATGTTTACGTTTATACTATCaacaactacgtaaaaaaaccACTTGaccaaaaagttttcatatctttttagaagattttttgttatcatttcttcagACGTCGAAAAtcttatcaattttttaatcgattccattatgatttcttttttactttcttttgcTTTTAATCGAATTAATTTGAAGTTGTTTACCAAGAATTCACTATCAATATTTGTCAACTTAACACACAAtatctaaaaattcaattagcGTGTTACAATATTATTGCCATATTGATATAAATAAACGAATCGAGATCAATGTCAAATTAGTTATCGACAGTTTGTCAAGAAGAATTGTTATACTCCtccgaaaaaaaatcgaaagcaaatttcaaaaatgaatttcattcTCAGTCTAAGTCTAGTTTGTGTGGCTCTTATGACTGTCACAGTCAGTGCCAAAAATGTCCCAACATCAGTTTCTGGAAAGGAAATTAACGAAGTCAGAATAATCGATGATATTCGCAATTATGCCAGAAGTCATCCAGGAACAAAGATCATTCCCATGATTAAGGAACAAAGTAAAGCCCGCACTCAATCAGTGCGATACACTTTGGGAGGACGTGTTTCTggtaagttatttttttgaaaacctaaaaaaactggataaaaaattaataatgtttttttcgaaataaccTAATAGGTGACAGTCTAGTTGCTCAAGGAACTGATACTTACTCTTATGCCGAACCAAATGACGTCAGTCTCCAATTGAGCTATCCCGAAGAAGGCACTGGAGCTGTTGTTACACATGTTGAAATCGTTGCTATTCAAAATAACAATCTCGGAAATGCTTACGTGGTATCAGGAGGAATCGGTCAACGAAGCATCTCAATCGTTATCGAAGCTCAGGAAACTGATTACTTCTCCTACAAAGCTTTATACTATGGAGCGTAAAATTATTGTGATAAATTAAATGAACTCGATTAAAGTGAATACAAAATGGTTAGACAATTTTAAAGgaagcattttaattttttttttaagagcagAACCAAAGATTCTAAGGCTCCGTGAAGcctcaaaatttttaagacaaACAAGTCTAATTCGTTTATCCAtcttttgtccatgtttgtccacccttcacagtctgaaaaatcgtctaaaacgctcgACTTATCAGATAGTCGTATAGAACTAATTGCATTTTGCTCATCAAGTTCTCCGTTTGTTTAtacacaaaatatatatatatatacaaaatatcatttttttaataaatcatcaaaaataattttttgaatttttttaaaaagtacttttttggggattttacaaaaaatgctaaaatgtgaaagagttttttaaatagaacacttatatgaaaaaattcgttttttaaatcaataaaacaacatctgaaatcaaattgccccacaaaacatttttagaaaaaaaaaatcaaaaacgtaagagccgtttttaaaaaaactaattttgtataagaagaggtttgtgtataGCTTTCATACTTGCATTGCAGCTGCttatgtaatcaatttatattgaagataattttgtataaataaatttttggaaaaatatattaattaaaattggtaGGGTAAAagtgggtgagatggcgcggcGCACAGTGGGGAACCTTGTATGGGAAAGTGGAAAAAACTCCGTAAAATCTAAACTACTGAACagttttggatgaaattttcaagAATAAAAGGAAATAAGAGGATAAATCAACACCAGTAATTTCCCACTGCCACCCCCTACTAAAGTGAAAAATGGCTATTTAAGTCGAAAAAACTCGAAAACTagtacttttgtatgaaatttaacgAAGACAACGTGACTTGTcgtaaccaaaatatacttttctgaaggttttttggTGGGTTGAACTAGAATCCTAAGTCATAAATAATTtatcagctcctgtttttgaaatattaccgtaagaagatgtaaaaaaagtttttttactatttcggaccttattcttttatatttacatatactccaacatttttataaaaaagacgactagttgcaatctattatatggcatgcattggtgcttgactcctGCACATCGTTCAAACATTTGTGAATGATTGTGGCAGTTGAAACataaaacaaactcatgcaAGATCTCACCTACCagggtatgccatctcacccaccctatagggggggtgggtttttgttgatttttttgctatattaatttaaaaatataaataaaaaatataaaattctgtaaaacaaataacaggttggaaattaaatatataacatttttgcattgttagaaatttgaaatgtggtttactttgaaaaatatgccaaaaacaaaaaaggtaggTGTGCCATCTCACCGCTTTTgttttctacaatttaaaaaaaatgttcgaaaatttgatttttcaacaacaaaaaaattccaatttttttaaaaacccaaaaattatttttttcaaaattttattttgaattcctACGAAAATTATATAAGTTCTTCTGTataacaaaattcgttgaaattgaattattagtttaaaaaaaaaaaaaaacagatttcaaaaaaaggttctatggcaggtacggttaataatgatttccgaaaaaaatttttttaacaaaatcgttggagccgttttcgagaaattgaacttttccgaaatttttatatgacaggtaccgttatttttcttccaaaaaaattaattccaaaacccctttggagagtctccaaacaatgctaaataccaagtttgatgtcaatcggtccatccgtttagactGTAGCTACTTAGATAGACGGACTtccgagacccacttttttcacattctccatcatcacaatatcatggaaaattagtatctaaacttttttttacgaatgcatagctTGTTATAgtacctatagtacctatatcggaagtaaaaaaagttttttgaatataATAATGCTTCTAGAATTTTCTTAGCTTTtccttcttttttcaaaaaccatttcGTGTTAATTTGTCTTAACGATGTGAATGTAATtcgtgtttttttgatttctgaaaaatttccgatttttttttatttctgattcCTCATTGCACgtatgaatgatttttttcttcatttgaacgcattttgaaattcttgtcatTATTTTCTTCCAAGTCATTATGTTTTAGTGACTTTTCAATTCATTGCATCACGCCATTACTACATTATGCTTGTTGATCCCTTTAGGTGATGTTTTCGTCATCATTAAGAAGAGTTGAACTTTGAGGTAGGTACTCGTATGTGACTTTATTCTCTTGAACAGTCAACAACAGGATGGAATTTCTTCCCTCTCATCATTATTCATTACATACAACGAGGGAAGTATTAAACCTCCTTTCAAAAAGGCAAAGATGTCAATAGTTCACATCGTTTTAAATATAGAAATGcatgcgttaaaaaaaaagtaccatcTTGTGCACATTACTTCTTGAGATACTCTGAGTTTTATCAAAGCCTCATGCACCCACACACATACCCATAAAGAGAAGATTGAAAAAGGCAGTAAGGCACTTATCTGAGTTGATGTTGATGAATGTATAACGATCTTTTAGAGATGTTAACTTCAGCTGTGTGCATGGTAAATTATTGCAATTTAGATTCTTGATATACTTGAAAAGTGCAAGTGTGCATAAAGTAAAATAGGGAGGCTCTTGCCAATCAATTAccacaatttttgtaaaaaaaaaacgaaaagcactTGTGTTCAATTCATTAGAATGTGTTACAGGAAATGTATCTTGTAATTTATGACTTTAATAACAATAAGGATGATTTTGAGATGGAAAGAATTGAAAAATGCTTATTAGAAATAATGAACCTAAACGACCTTTTACGTTCAAAATTTCGAGAATATTAATACTCAAGTGTATAAGGCAACAGTTTTGAAAGAAATGTGAGTGTATACTTTTAGGCGTtcaataaccttttttttaactgctcCAGAATGAAAACAGAACTTTTGGTCACTGATACTGATACAAAAGTTAACATTTATACTAGAAAAGTACACAAAATTTTTGGAAAGCTTTGGTGTTCTTTAGATTATTTTTCCGTGGTACTAGTTTATTAATTATCTCATTGAAGCTTTTAAAGTCGATGGCTACAAGTCCTGTAGCCATAACAATTGACCTGGAAGGTTGCAAggttatttttatgaatatttcaaAGGTATTTGCTCAAATTAAAAGTAAGAAATGCAATATTTCCATAAACATCTAtactgaaatatttttttataccttCTTCACCTCTCTTTTCTGAAAGTAAAACTTTTGTAAAGAAAGTCGCTATTTACTCAAACAGCATTTACATTTATGTCCTCATAAATCGCATCTTATGGTGTAAACGTAACGGATGTAGGTGAATAATTCCCCTCAAAGACTTGACAGTTTGATACAAATTCTTTTGCAAACATTTCCGAGAACAACCCCCAACCAAAAATGCCATCAAAAGTGCTGTTTGACAAAACGGGCTGATGGTggctgaaaacaaaaaaaaaaaaaaacaccaaagagGTGTGTGCATCACTGTCACCTTCCGCCAAAGTTTTTCGAGGACGAGAGAGAGTAGCACCCAAGAAGTTGCCTGCCTGCCTGACTGTCATGCATGTGAAAGGTGTGACAACATTGAAATTTATGTCATTCTTCGCTGAGAGAAAGGATATAATTCTATGGCAGGAGGAGAAATGACTGCAAGAAAAGTCAACCGTCAACCCTCTAAGCAGTCCTCCTTTCAAAGGAGTTTATTGACTCAAGTCCATCCTCTATATgtataatatgtatattttgggataggaaaattgtaaaaattctattttctttCTTCAGCTCCTCTTCGCGTCTATCTTCTGCGATATATTAGACCTTAGCTAGCGTCATATTTTAACGTAATTAATGCAATAAACTTGTTTATCCTTCCTTCTAGGTGATTATCCTTTAAGACAAATGAGGGAAGAATGCACACGTGCTCTAATGCTCTCGTGCCCATGCTCGCAAGCTCACATGGTATCTACACAAAGCGATGGTGATGTCGTTATACCCGATACGCGAAGCCGAAGTCAAGGCATTTTCAGTTCAGTTGagctgttttctttttttgggaaaattattATGAAGATAAAATACTGTTATTAGTGCAACGCACGTTTTGTGTTGTTGATGAACATAAATTTGCATCCTTGTTAAATGCAAATGGGTGTCAAGTTGTGAATGCACGAACGAAAACGGTACGGTATAGTCTGAGAAAATACTCTCATGCAAAAGGTGGATATAATAAACGAGCAACGAGCGTGttgttataatttattttcatgtttAAGTTAGCTTATATAAGAGTATATTCCTTTAAACATGTGTATCTGAATGTATACCTAGgcttgaagaaaattaaaattcttattaaaatttaatcaacattTCTACCAATTTGTATTAAGAACTTGTCTGTTGGAAGATGTTTTAACTGTAATTTTTTATTGTGAAGCCTATTTAAAGGCggtgaaagaattttgaatgctgaaattttgaaaactgaaagtcattaaaattcttttaaacggtttgaaaatttaatttcaaaactgaAAACACAAAGTATTGACAGTTCTTTATCCAATGATATTTTCTACTCCCTGAAGTTATAATACATTGTGacgactttttaatgaggactttttactccatgaaagcACACTTTTTACTCTCTGAAGCTCTCATACATTACTTTAAATGCCGACTTTTTAAACCCTGAAGTTTTCATACATTACCTATGAAATCTATGAAAAGAGTGATGGActatcttccatcgtttaggctataaatgcaattttctcacaaattgacttcatttttcatttcatttattacgTATTTTTATATACTAACACTGTAAGATAATTCTTATAAAATAGTGCAAGTTTGTGAATAATATAATACATGGaatatagaaatatttttgtacataTTAAGTAAGGACTAAAGGTTTTATGGACAGTTAAGTTGAAAATGATACAATATaacattaattataaaatagaTGTAAACCTAgaaaaatttacttcaaatacaaaaaaaaatatttgaacacaacggcaacatctacaatatttaaatatacatttttaaaaagcttattcatatttgtagaattaaaattaagtaaattgaggaattttagatttttgaaaaaaaaaaaaaatattgaaaacatgtccttttaaaaactttttcgtgatataaaatgtattttttttttttcaaatatttttggccacaataattatgatttgaaattataaaaggaaatgtcaatttGTATTagagtttatgaaaaaaaattaaaaagtatttcattttcgaagaactttttttaaaagaagttttttaacttacttttttactttacttacttaccttttttttaagttcaacatttaaatataaagttattttttcttcattcactagcccttattgttgaaagttaaatagctaaagtttaaacttcttatttgccaaagtctttgagagatcaattttcaatacaaaaattcagcCTGTTTTCTTcattaagattttttattttgagaaatcTCATTCCTCTTTGAAGCCTCTTTTCATAATAAAggctttttattttgtgaagTCCCATTCCTCTTTGAAGCCTCTTTTCTTCATGAAAACTTAATTTTGTGAAGTTTCATTCttgtttgaagtttttttttcttcatgaaacCTTTCCTTTCTTCATCAGgacttttcatttttgaaacctcatttcaTTACTCTTTGAATGGCAGTTAATCTACATCCAAGCCATTTTgagttttccaaatttttaacaatttttttgggctgtcgtgattttttttctttaaaattatcacataaatcaatagaaaaaaaaatttggacaaAAGTTGTTAGTTTTtacttatacaaaaatttataaaacggAAAATTCTTCATCTAAGAAGTCCCGGATGTCCTTATAAGTAATTTTGTAGTAAAATAAAAGatgtaacatttttgaaatacaatTGCCTCCTTCTTTTAGTTGAGAAATTCTATGCAGTTcgttaatattttgtttgaagcTAAATGTTGCCTTGAAACAGAAATTGCATGCACATACAAATCTAAAAGCAAAAGTTCATGGTCCATTGTTATGCTAATTGCTCAGACTCTATCGTTCCATGTAAAGTCTTACACGTATGGCATTATTTTCCAGCAGTGTCCTGGTACAGTGACACACAAATCAAAATTACCATCTGTCCACTAAAATCTATTGTTTCGACCCACAAAATTACAACACGTCTAACGTCTACAATAGAATATCACCCAAGTTGTAGAGTGAGAGTACAGAATGTTGGATAGGTCTCTTACAGCCGCCCAAAAACCATTGGAATCTCTCAAAGCACAACCAATTTTACAGGGTGTCTTTTCTGTTGATGTGTTGGAatgaaattttgatatttaatgagtaattattttgataagattttttgtatgaaatgtcTTATATACAAAATAGCTGATATTGAAAGTGACACTTACTGACAAAAGGTTTTTAACTTTCAAATCTAACTTGGTAATTGGAAagtatgaacaaaaaaacaccctgtgaatTATATGACTTGAACAAAACAATAAGGTCCTTCGAGTTTTGGCTTAATGAAGACTCGCCGGACAAAAGTTATATGTACCTACTGTTGGCACATCCTGTACTCTGTACTCTACTGTGACATCTCTTGACAgtatatattaataaaaatactctccttttttttgccacacaAGGCACTTGGTTAGGAAGCCTTCACATTCGATATGGAACATCACACAGAGGACGAGGATAATTCTTGTCTGGCATTGCCATTGTGTTGCATATATAGCGCAGCGGTTCTGTTTGATGGTATAGAATATCCTTTTGACTATATAACATATATGTAGTTTGTGATTTCTATGTGACTCCAAAGACTGTGCCACACACAACATAACCAACCGAGAAAGAAAGAGATGAATGAATGATTCTATTATTATTCAAATCATATAATTTCATCAAGAATCCCATCCAATTTTCAGTaacttttgattaatttttgcgcaCTTCTATGAGAGAATGAAACACAGGACAGGATGGAGAGATGCAAagaaatatatatgtaaaaagaTGTGAAATGTgaatatgattttaaatttcttttgtcCATATTCGACACAGAACAATGGAAAATgtatatttcgttttttttttttaactggcttcgaaagaattatttttgatatgtgttaaggattttttcaaGCACTCAGATTCAGAttgaattttccattttttcatataaaagagGTAATCCTTTGAGGAAATTAATGGAATTGTTATGccttatatgtaggtatatacctTACCTATAGAAAGGATGCATGTCCAAGGCATGTTTACAAATTGGGTTACtattttcttattgttttttctcgaaacaatatttttaacgtTGAGATTAAGGATTTCATAGTGTCTTTTCAAGCTTTTGTAAACTTCTAAAACCATTAAAAATCTATTAACTTACAATTTTGGACACTTAACATCTATTACAGGTATCGCGGAATTTAGCTGAGTTTATTTTGTTAGAAAACTCTGTTTAGCAATAATTCAGCCATTTGAATTGTCAAAGAATGGACAACCAAGGTCAATTCCTCTAATTACATTGATAATAAAGAACAGAATAATTTATTCACTCTAAACGTTAAGatttctcaataaaaaaattacgcacGCATATACCATAGTGACCTTCTGAGTTATAATACTAAGAATAAGCACAGTGAAAAACATTAGCACGATTGTGTTTCACCTACTTTACTgtaaaaattgtttagaatgtttatattaaagttttttgtaacattcataaatcaaaaattttaattttttacttgctctacagggcaagtattggtttcgtgtagaaaaaaaaattgaggttttaatcaaaaccaacattacgatgatggagaagatcaaaaaagtggttttcgtcatgccgtccgtcgccatcggtctgtgcgtccatctgtacatcgagctagggcctaaacggatggatggatttgcttgaaacttggtacagatgctttttaggttattccctatttttttaatatttcttttttaacgcatatctcccatataaggTTTTTGaagtattgcaactttctcgaaaatggctctaacgattttgattaaatttggtatacgtaatagactcattgattcttacaaaactgcgtttttagtttttctcaaaaaatgcggagaacggaaatatggcgttgccgtttttcaaaaattgacatgtttttaaagttcatatatttcatcaaagcataagtcaattttattcaaaatttacagacatcataggtattgaagtgtaaaatgtaaaaaaaaattaaaaaaaaaagttttcaaaaaatattttaaaaattgaatttttttaactttcgatttttttttttttaaattttttttttctacacaaaatcttaaatttccaatagatatttaagataaagatactttgaactacaagagcaagtacgtgcgacccagtcgtgcatttttttttttttagaaatttaattttttttttaaacaaaatacttttttaaatggttttaatcTCCAAACTTAACATGCCTTTTATTTTCGTATATAGCAAAAGGTTcgttgattttattattaaggttgtctaaaattattatatacacTGCCcagtaaaaaaaacagttcaaaaCCATGGGCATAACACAAGACGATACCTGCAGAATGTGTAACGAAGACGAAGAAACAGCAGAACACATACTGTGTAACTGTAATTGCTTAATCAATACACGTCGACGTCACCTAGTTCACCTAAAAACATAAtaagttttctaaactcaggatttctacgtgaactTTAAAAAGAGGAAATAGGCCCATTagaggccgcagtgataaggcgaattattcccacctctcacccaaatctaatctaatctaaaatTATAGAAACCTTGTTtttaacgaaatttcaaaaatttttaaaaccatttttaccaaaaaatcgatttttcaaaaaaaaaaaaatgaaatattttttaaaagttcaataattgaaggttttgaatttttttagacaTTTCAATGTAacggctatttttttttttttttttttcaaatcggtttaATCATTAATAGTTATAGTTGAACAGACGACTATCACATAACTACTAATAGTGTCATATCTTTGAAGTTtggtatatacaaaaaatttaagtgcAAAACACCatcctaaaaagtgaaaaaattaaaaaataggaacacaataaataaatagtgaatctattatattaaagtttggttttgtgtacgttcgctaaccggccacaccggctgacttattttcttaattttttttttttatcaaagaggtataagaggagaaggtttaaggcaaaaaaaaatgtaagattttataggttaaataggtaaataggggtaacacgacattgaaaaaagaggctattttctacacggtaagtcgtaaagagttgactttttttttaaatgatagacaaatttattcaatagttaaaaaaggtattgaaaaaattcaaaaaaatttcaaaaccaagttgtgaaggttttttgcagtcatagaccttcgacaaaagactaattagaggtacgcaaaattttgcacagaaatttaagttacaccatgagaaagatataaaaaaaaaaaaaattaggggtctaaaacggacttttttcataggccctgtattttgaaataaaaatttttgaaaaacaactaatttttagggacatttttgagtagtttttatttttttgtaatttttataagcctccaaaaaatctcaagcttataggaaatataggcttTAGTCATGAGCAagcatatacaaatttttaaattttaaaatgattttggaccgaataacgggaaaagcaagtttttttgtcccaagttttttggtcgtttttaacataggccatattttacataggccacttttgctaaaagtttaaaagtgaatatttttaaactcattttacgaacttttcaagttttgattccctttttcatttaaaatgttaactaattatagagtcgaaaattaaaaataaatacaaaaaatggcggaacaaagtccgccgggtcagctagtagaTTAATAAAATACTATAAGAAATATAAGTCCacaaatatggcaaccctattcaaatgaaaaaatactacagaaaatcttctttgaacaaaagaatacaattttgtatacaatataaacctaaaCTTAGACACCAAACACTCTCTTCTATCttaaaaatgtcaattgccATCTCTAAAAAACACTAGTTTTTCAGCCAAGGTGAAGAAAAACCATGACGTATAATAGAGGGTAAAGAAATATattaatcaataaataaaaccaaaatttaaaaaaattcatcgaGCCGTTGTCACAATGTTGAATTTTAAAaggaattcgaatttttttaatattgtcttGTTTTAATGTACaggtttttaaagaaattctatatacaaaatttcgtcGAAATCAGTTAAAGTAGTTTAAGAGGAAGTCCAAAATCAAgcaaacggttctatgacaaaAACGATAGTAGAAATATTTTTCTAGtcaaaatctcagattttttttttttgaaaaaataatattttaattttggttttaaactaattttaatttgcttttcaACCATTTTACCTAGTTTCAAGCTTCAGTTTTTTCAGCTGCAGCTTGAGAGAGATTGCAGAAAAATTTTTGGAAGCCACTTTTCTGCAAAGGATTaagcaaaaatttattttgtacctcctaagaataattttgtatttttattttaaattcaaaaattatttttcttttatgtttttttttctgtacaaacTTCTACAAAcataaggcgtgttttttctacaactcagtagctactcatttttttattttattcgaaaaacaataaaaacaaatatttacttgtgtaatttttattattgttttgcgaataaaaagaaaaatgagtaaatattgagtattagaaaaaacacgcctataatAATTTCTCaaacactttttaaaatattccaggtttgtttaaaaacgtgagcTCAAAGCAACAATTACTGACaaaaaaactttctaaaaaACTCTTTTAAACTTTCTTCGAACCgtatttccactttttttttacttcaaattaaaataaagatttACCAATACATGAACCAAAATTGGGATAAAAAAGGTCCCAAAGTGTGTTTTACTTCTttaataacactgtgatagttcgatTTTGCAACAGAAGCGAGACAaatcgattctagttaattcgagtatgctgaattcagtggtggcaaccgttttgaaagtttggctcaagttttcgagaaattttgaaaataaaatcttaggtcgggactattaaaatactgataattttgaataaataagttttttttaagcagtttttagtttagagaaaagctattcctgtatatagctatatgtttaacactattccaacctaggttgttatgtttcggtcgcttacaaagcattttataaacaaaaacttcacttcACTTTTTTAATATGGAggcaatttgagtttaacattgattcgggatattttatattatttaaatagcatatcattccaaaaatgaataaaatactgcaaatctgaaaaagttcactagtgaaaatcagcctactaagctacggaaatgtatcaaaacgtgaacttaagattaaattaagatagtttttggattttcagcttaagcttaagatatatcagaaaataaattaatgaattaaacagtttttggaaaaacaaaaaacgttctTATATACTTACATCATG
This DNA window, taken from Episyrphus balteatus chromosome 2, idEpiBalt1.1, whole genome shotgun sequence, encodes the following:
- the LOC129912350 gene encoding uncharacterized protein LOC129912350; amino-acid sequence: MNFILSLSLVCVALMTVTVSAKNVPTSVSGKEINEVRIIDDIRNYARSHPGTKIIPMIKEQSKARTQSVRYTLGGRVSGDSLVAQGTDTYSYAEPNDVSLQLSYPEEGTGAVVTHVEIVAIQNNNLGNAYVVSGGIGQRSISIVIEAQETDYFSYKALYYGA